In a genomic window of Ignavibacteria bacterium:
- the purN gene encoding phosphoribosylglycinamide formyltransferase: protein MGSTTKVRIAILGSGTGSNAKALCEAAKSSESAFSVALVLTTSSAAGMCEVARGENVDLEVIPASVKGEEFSTKLCSLLEQYRIDVLVLAGFMRLVSTKVLTYMSGHVVNIHPALLPEFGGQGMYGLHVHEAVLASGRTETGATVHVVTEQYDEGAMIGQTKVPVFPEDSPSSLQQRVKETEHKLYPVALNHYIRENFQDIVGSVPTAGISAVS from the coding sequence ATGGGATCAACTACGAAGGTACGGATAGCGATCTTGGGCTCCGGCACTGGATCGAACGCGAAAGCTCTATGTGAGGCTGCAAAGTCCAGTGAGAGTGCGTTTTCTGTTGCATTGGTTCTTACTACCTCTTCTGCTGCAGGTATGTGTGAGGTGGCAAGGGGGGAGAACGTAGATCTTGAGGTGATTCCGGCATCGGTGAAAGGAGAAGAATTCAGCACCAAACTGTGTTCACTCCTTGAGCAGTACCGCATCGACGTGCTTGTTCTAGCTGGATTCATGCGGTTGGTGTCGACAAAGGTTCTTACCTACATGAGCGGTCACGTAGTGAATATCCACCCGGCATTATTGCCGGAGTTTGGGGGTCAGGGGATGTATGGGCTGCATGTTCACGAGGCCGTTTTGGCTTCTGGCAGGACGGAGACCGGCGCAACGGTGCATGTGGTGACCGAGCAGTATGATGAGGGAGCTATGATAGGGCAGACGAAGGTTCCAGTTTTTCCGGAAGACTCGCCGTCCAGTTTGCAGCAACGGGTGAAGGAGACAGAGCACAAGCTTTATCCTGTAGCTCTGAACCACTATATCCGGGAGAATTTTCAGGATATCGTCGGATCTGTACCGACTGCCGGCATATCAGCCGTTTCGTAA